One Atribacteraceae bacterium genomic window, TATCGGTTGAATCGGTTGGGAGTATTCCGGTGAAGAGATTATCCCGTAGAGTGAATCCTGTAAGCAGACTTTGCCGGACCGTTTCCCGAAAAAGCTCTTCCTTACTTTTAAAATAGTAATAGAGGAGAGCTTTGTTCACCCCGGCTTTTTGAGCAATTTCTTCCACCCGGGATCCCTCGAACCCTTTTTCGGCGAAACATTTCTCCGCCGCTTCGAGTATTCGCTTTTCGGCTGGTTGCTTCATTGTTCTGGCCCGCTTTTCCGTAAACCGCACCCCTTTGCCTCACTGAGTCATCGATTCGTATTATATCCGAATACAGGGTGGTAAACTACCGGCGGGAGGGGGGAGTAAGTACAATACTGTCTTTTTTACCGTTTGGTGGTACAATACCAAAAGGGTAGGAACGCAGGGTTAACCCTTAGGGGGGATTCAACCATGAAGCGCAATAAGTTGGTAAACAGTACGATCATCGTCATGACGGTTGTCACAGCCTTTTTTCTTCAGGGATGTCTTGGCGGGACGGACCTGAGCCGGATTGAACGCCAACGCTACGAGATGCGGATGGAGGAAAGTGGAGAGGTGACCGCCGGGTATATGCTGATCGAAACGACTCCGAAGGCGGACGATCAGCTGGAGATCAAGATCGACTTCAAGATGGGTGATTCTTCGTTCAGCCAGACCATGGTGACGAAAACCGAGGAAATCGGGGATGCCTTCGGAACTCTCTTCTTTGCCAACCCGACCCTGATGACCTTATATGGGCCTCTTTTAGCCTCACAGGCGATGTTCTTACCCCTGCTGATGACCGGGGGACAGATGTCCGAAGGCTTTCGATGGGAGACCAGCGAAGCAGGGGAGACGCTGACCTACACCGTATCTTCTTCGGAAACCCGCTTCGGCTTGAAAGCCTACTGGGTGGAAATAGCCCGAAACGGACAGACCGTGATCAGAACCCTGCTTGCTGAAGAGGAAATGTTTCCGATCGTGGTGGAAATCAGGGATCCGGAAATGCTCGAAGCGGGCCAGACCAGCCTCTACTATGAGTTGACCGAACTGATCCTTCGTGATTAACGATTTCGGTGAAAGTGACGTAACGCCGGGGGAGTGGCAGACACCTTGGATTGAGGAAGCGAGGGTGCGAGGAAGGTTTGTCCCATCACCGATCACCATTTTTTACATTGGAGATGACCATGTCCGGACCTCGCTATGACCGTCGGTACCATCTCAGTCCCTCTCTTCTTTCGGCAGATACGGCGGAACTCGGGAAGGCGGCTAAAGCGGTTGAATCGGCCGGGGCCGATTCCTTGCACCTTGATGTAATGGATGGGCATTATGTTCGAAACTTCGCTTTTAGTCCGAAGAATGTTGCCGACCTGGCAAAAGTCAGTCGACTTCCCCTCCACGTTCATCTGGAAACAGACAACCCGGACGATTGTATATCCCTGTTTTCCTATGCCCGAATGATCATCGTCCAGGAGGATACCTCGCGAGATCTGGCAAAAACCCTGGCCTTGCTCGAACGAAGCGGCCCTGAGACGGGAGTTGCGTTGAATCCCGATCGACCGGTCGAGTATCTGCTCCCCGTTCTTCACCGGGTCCGACTGGCCTTGCTGATGGCCGTGCCGCCGGGATTTGGAGGGCAACCATTCTCTACAGACACCTTGGCCAAGGTGCGCTTCCTCCGGGAAGAGCGGATTCGGAGAATGGGACATTTCTGGATTGGTATCGACGGAGGACTAGACGGGAAAACGATCGGCTTGGCCCGGGAAGCCGGAGCCGACTATTTCGTTGTTGGTAGCGGAATTTTCGGCCCGGACGGACGGGGAGTGGAGGATCTGAACCCGGCAGGGCGGGTCCTCCTGTTCAACCGCTTGATCCGCGAAGCGGATGGGGACGAGAAAAGGCATAGCAGGAGAGAGGTGGGTCATAGAGGAACTGAACTGTCAACGGACAATGACTTACA contains:
- a CDS encoding ribulose-phosphate 3-epimerase, with translation MRKRGCEEGLSHHRSPFFTLEMTMSGPRYDRRYHLSPSLLSADTAELGKAAKAVESAGADSLHLDVMDGHYVRNFAFSPKNVADLAKVSRLPLHVHLETDNPDDCISLFSYARMIIVQEDTSRDLAKTLALLERSGPETGVALNPDRPVEYLLPVLHRVRLALLMAVPPGFGGQPFSTDTLAKVRFLREERIRRMGHFWIGIDGGLDGKTIGLAREAGADYFVVGSGIFGPDGRGVEDLNPAGRVLLFNRLIREADGDEKRHSRREVGHRGTELSTDNDLHLP